A single region of the Acinetobacter sp. WCHA45 genome encodes:
- the tilS gene encoding tRNA lysidine(34) synthetase TilS — MDSMLLLYLMSELFPTRTRAIYIDHQLQSMSEEWGNLVQKHADALKIPCVLQKVSVESGNLEQQARDARYQAYHRHLTENDILVLGHHQQDQAETLLLRLFSGAGVNGLAAMQQIDVRQDMTIWRPFLALSREQIEKWSQQLGFDYVTDLTNHDTHYDRAWCREELWPVLENRFPKMQSAVSRTSYLMQDAAEILDDVLQSDWKLCATENELDLTCLLELSDARKRQLLSAWIKGKDQYRPSYDMVQRLQQEVILAKPDAQAILHINQHYFVRYQKKLYRLTHNQLYAEKQSTILPALLERYEMGETIKVAAGTFKIESQAIGFSSQLLGRELKLLKRLGGEKIHLYGRVGHWPLKKAIQDAQILPWLRHTIQILVVDNVMLGVFSPKGFWLAQSDYLEQGGWQPSLISDCNDFFQQSFSYDE, encoded by the coding sequence ATGGATTCCATGCTGTTGCTGTATCTGATGTCTGAACTTTTCCCCACCCGAACCCGCGCGATATATATTGATCATCAACTTCAATCGATGAGTGAAGAATGGGGTAATTTAGTACAAAAACACGCTGATGCGCTAAAGATTCCTTGTGTTTTGCAAAAAGTCTCCGTCGAGTCAGGTAATCTAGAGCAACAAGCACGAGATGCGCGCTATCAAGCTTATCATAGACATTTAACTGAGAATGACATTTTAGTACTTGGGCATCATCAGCAAGATCAAGCGGAAACGCTGTTATTACGATTATTTTCTGGTGCAGGTGTCAATGGTTTGGCCGCGATGCAGCAAATTGATGTTCGGCAAGATATGACCATTTGGCGACCATTTTTAGCTCTGAGTCGTGAGCAAATTGAGAAATGGTCACAGCAACTGGGTTTTGATTATGTGACTGATCTCACCAATCACGATACGCATTATGATCGGGCATGGTGTCGAGAAGAGTTATGGCCTGTATTAGAAAATCGCTTCCCTAAAATGCAGTCAGCTGTGTCACGAACGAGTTATCTGATGCAAGATGCTGCAGAAATTTTAGATGATGTGCTGCAAAGTGATTGGAAATTATGTGCAACTGAGAATGAGCTGGATTTAACTTGTCTGTTGGAGCTATCTGATGCACGAAAACGTCAATTGCTGTCTGCTTGGATAAAAGGTAAGGATCAATATCGCCCAAGCTACGATATGGTACAACGCTTACAACAAGAGGTTATTCTGGCAAAACCAGATGCTCAGGCAATTTTACATATCAATCAACACTATTTTGTTCGCTATCAGAAAAAATTATATCGTTTAACTCACAACCAATTATATGCAGAAAAACAATCTACCATTCTGCCTGCATTATTAGAGCGATATGAAATGGGTGAAACGATCAAAGTTGCGGCTGGAACGTTTAAGATCGAATCTCAAGCGATTGGTTTTTCATCCCAGCTTTTAGGGCGAGAGTTAAAGCTGCTGAAACGCCTAGGAGGGGAAAAAATTCATCTCTATGGTCGAGTTGGACATTGGCCACTGAAAAAAGCCATTCAAGATGCACAGATTTTGCCTTGGTTACGTCATACAATTCAAATATTGGTCGTAGATAATGTTATGCTTGGGGTTTTTAGCCCAAAGGGTTTTTGGTTGGCGCAATCTGATTATTTAGAGCAGGGCGGTTGGCAACCAAGTTTAATTTCTGACTGCAATGACTTTTTTCAGCAATCTTTTTCATATGATGAGTAG
- a CDS encoding DUF2339 domain-containing protein — MYKKNKQGIIIVLVALTVLLACAIAFQWHGAIVAATIGLTVVIVHVISEIHQRLRQLEQAAPSFFAQSVNINGQKIIIYAAALVALFAYANTWMWLAGGALLVFMLCLIQTISAFQTRLTHLEQYANVETDIEALAQQKINAQNIEQYLDEAKKTETQTPVFEQHPAWMKADDQAIPNQNSQSPVDFEHQATTQTVSWWQPALDWMMHGNPILRVAVAILMVGVVLLLRFASEHWQLSLGVKLSFIAVAGVITTIAGYLLQKKNQLFAVALQGVGLAVVFLTLIFSHHFAVIASLSTASILFVILLLATVYLSLKQQALYLAMLALSMAYLAPLVIPQNHPDVIFLFGYYFVINLAVAAVNFIQPWKILHQIAFFATMFIGGATIGIYAKTYQFDTLDMILWLHIALFIWLSIRYSQLMLLTQTQDISIDQTVPQSRQRLQPILDVGLIFSVPVLGFSLHAYLMHNSTQALTWGAVALAIVYIALNLWIKRQHPQLSILAKSFFILAVVFVALIFPLAKGAHWTSTGWVIQGTALIVWGVTERYRLSRYVGVVLVLLSSVALIFQIWSNDHFPILSTVIYAIAQFISAYYLLNYQQVEKYFSARMLSGIFLALGMYAGAIAGVELIQWQQHGLSPYLAIAVLLLASFNLVVRFTSRLQWGNVQLILLGSLLFLLYGESFAENVYVLLHWSSKLNQVSFAVASVVLALMLITLKSNTSKESLIIGSSLLWLSLASIGLSIFPIMPLIGLVIIPVLYGIFLIVTKNTQLLQQISVLSLSLVWLILISLDIHSAEQYYFLPLLNLTDLFSLLIFIGLIWIVYRYKLSDEHSIEWGFKVITILVGLLVLSSVVVRAMHHYLGTPLWGLDIWSNGDVQLSLTLLWVILAFILMTFSSRRHIRQIWFVGAALLGIVVAKLLLLDLSQSGTLTRVISFIGSGAVMLVIAYLAPLPPALEENKKEG; from the coding sequence ATGTATAAAAAAAATAAACAGGGAATTATTATCGTTTTAGTTGCTTTGACTGTGCTGCTTGCTTGCGCAATTGCATTTCAATGGCATGGAGCGATTGTTGCTGCAACAATTGGATTAACTGTTGTTATTGTGCACGTTATTTCAGAAATTCATCAGCGCTTACGCCAGCTAGAGCAGGCCGCGCCAAGTTTTTTTGCACAATCAGTGAATATAAATGGGCAAAAAATTATTATTTATGCTGCGGCACTCGTGGCACTTTTTGCTTACGCCAATACGTGGATGTGGTTAGCTGGCGGTGCATTATTGGTATTCATGCTATGTTTAATCCAAACGATCAGTGCATTTCAAACGCGACTGACTCATTTGGAACAATATGCAAATGTAGAGACTGACATAGAGGCTTTAGCTCAGCAAAAGATCAACGCCCAAAATATTGAACAGTATCTTGATGAAGCCAAGAAGACAGAAACTCAGACACCAGTTTTTGAACAACATCCTGCGTGGATGAAAGCTGATGATCAGGCGATACCAAATCAAAATAGTCAGTCACCTGTTGATTTTGAGCATCAAGCAACAACTCAAACAGTATCATGGTGGCAACCTGCACTTGATTGGATGATGCATGGCAATCCAATTTTACGCGTTGCAGTTGCAATATTAATGGTTGGCGTGGTGTTACTGTTACGCTTTGCTAGCGAGCATTGGCAATTGAGCTTGGGGGTAAAACTGAGTTTTATTGCTGTTGCTGGTGTTATCACGACCATTGCTGGTTATTTACTGCAAAAGAAAAACCAATTATTTGCTGTAGCTTTACAAGGCGTGGGTTTAGCAGTCGTTTTTTTGACCTTGATTTTCTCTCATCACTTCGCCGTGATTGCTAGCTTAAGCACAGCGAGTATTTTATTTGTAATTCTATTATTAGCGACGGTCTATCTCAGTTTAAAACAGCAAGCCTTGTATTTAGCGATGTTAGCTTTGAGCATGGCATATCTTGCACCACTGGTGATTCCACAAAATCATCCTGACGTGATTTTCTTATTTGGCTATTACTTTGTAATTAATTTAGCTGTTGCTGCGGTTAATTTTATTCAGCCGTGGAAAATTTTGCATCAAATCGCATTTTTTGCCACGATGTTTATCGGTGGTGCAACGATTGGAATCTATGCAAAAACATATCAGTTTGACACCTTGGATATGATCTTATGGCTGCATATTGCTTTATTTATTTGGTTAAGCATTCGCTATAGCCAACTAATGTTACTGACACAAACTCAAGATATAAGCATCGATCAGACAGTTCCTCAAAGTCGTCAACGTTTACAGCCTATCTTAGATGTTGGGCTGATTTTTAGCGTGCCTGTACTGGGCTTCTCACTACATGCCTACCTGATGCATAACTCCACCCAAGCGCTGACCTGGGGGGCAGTTGCCTTGGCAATTGTCTATATTGCATTAAATCTCTGGATTAAACGGCAGCATCCGCAACTTTCCATCTTGGCAAAAAGTTTCTTTATTCTTGCCGTAGTTTTTGTTGCCCTGATTTTTCCATTGGCTAAAGGGGCACATTGGACTTCAACGGGTTGGGTGATTCAAGGTACAGCATTAATTGTCTGGGGAGTAACTGAACGTTATCGTTTAAGTCGTTATGTGGGTGTTGTATTGGTGCTGTTAAGTTCAGTAGCACTCATTTTCCAAATTTGGTCAAATGACCACTTTCCGATACTCAGTACAGTCATCTATGCAATCGCTCAGTTTATTTCAGCTTACTATTTATTAAATTATCAACAAGTTGAAAAATATTTTAGTGCTCGAATGCTCAGTGGAATTTTTTTAGCATTGGGCATGTATGCAGGAGCGATTGCAGGCGTTGAATTGATACAGTGGCAACAACATGGACTGAGCCCATATTTAGCAATAGCAGTTTTATTATTGGCTTCGTTCAATCTAGTCGTTCGCTTTACATCAAGATTACAGTGGGGCAATGTACAGCTGATCTTATTGGGGAGTTTATTATTTCTGCTTTATGGTGAAAGTTTTGCAGAGAATGTTTATGTTCTGTTGCATTGGTCGAGTAAGTTAAATCAAGTCAGCTTTGCGGTTGCTTCGGTTGTATTGGCTCTAATGTTAATCACTTTGAAGAGTAATACTTCAAAGGAAAGTCTTATTATAGGGTCAAGCTTATTGTGGTTAAGTTTGGCGAGCATTGGTTTGTCGATTTTCCCAATAATGCCATTGATCGGATTAGTGATCATTCCAGTGTTATATGGAATATTTTTAATAGTCACTAAAAATACCCAACTTCTACAACAAATATCTGTGCTTAGTTTAAGCCTAGTTTGGTTAATCCTGATTAGTTTAGATATACATTCTGCTGAACAATATTATTTCTTACCTTTATTAAATCTTACTGATCTTTTCTCTTTATTGATCTTTATCGGACTGATCTGGATAGTGTATCGATACAAGCTAAGTGATGAGCATTCAATAGAATGGGGCTTTAAAGTCATCACTATTTTAGTCGGTTTATTGGTGTTGAGCAGCGTGGTGGTTCGTGCCATGCATCATTATCTGGGTACACCATTGTGGGGGTTGGACATTTGGTCAAATGGTGATGTACAACTCAGTCTGACTTTATTATGGGTGATTCTGGCATTTATCCTGATGACTTTTTCCAGTCGCCGTCATATTCGCCAAATCTGGTTTGTGGGTGCTGCGTTGTTGGGTATTGTGGTGGCTAAATTATTACTGCTGGACTTATCGCAAAGCGGTACATTGACACGCGTGATCTCATTTATTGGTTCGGGTGCGGTGATGCTGGTGATTGCCTATCTTGCACCGTTACCACCTGCGCTTGAGGAAAATAAGAAAGAGGGTTAA
- a CDS encoding YggT family protein, with amino-acid sequence MGASSALIFGVLINVAILLIFFRFLMQLAAVSPYNPVVLSTVKATKIVDVFSRIFPTLGKGRVNLAAVALLVVLYLLKIFGLMYLSGQMPHSAVYLVITTFVTMIQDLIRFCRYLIFATIILSWVVMFTQSRSPYIEVIQELAEPLLAPFRRLLPNMGMIDLSPILAFLALYIAEILMNEAAKVLLTGL; translated from the coding sequence ATGGGTGCAAGTTCTGCGCTAATTTTTGGTGTTTTGATCAATGTTGCAATTTTATTGATCTTTTTCCGTTTTTTAATGCAATTAGCGGCAGTCAGTCCATACAATCCTGTGGTTCTTTCAACCGTGAAAGCGACCAAGATTGTGGATGTTTTTAGCCGTATTTTTCCTACTCTAGGCAAAGGTCGTGTCAATTTAGCCGCAGTTGCTTTGTTGGTGGTATTGTACTTACTGAAAATTTTTGGGTTGATGTATTTGTCAGGACAAATGCCACATAGTGCGGTGTATCTTGTGATCACGACATTTGTAACAATGATCCAAGATTTAATTCGTTTCTGTCGTTATTTGATTTTTGCAACCATCATTTTGAGTTGGGTGGTGATGTTTACGCAGTCACGATCACCTTATATTGAAGTGATTCAAGAGCTTGCAGAACCTTTACTTGCACCATTTCGTCGTCTGTTACCGAATATGGGGATGATTGACCTATCTCCAATTTTGGCTTTCTTAGCTTTATATATTGCTGAGATCTTAATGAATGAAGCAGCTAAAGTTCTTTTAACAGGTCTTTAA
- the ppx gene encoding exopolyphosphatase, whose protein sequence is MSDFLIDEELLAAIDMGSNSFHLAIARVDHGEVKKVASMSEKVQLAAGLDENKNLTEAAQQRGLACLARFVGRLSSVQANRLRIVATNALRQAKNGHEFIQKAAEILPKPIEIIAGREEARLIYLGVSHTMANGGRRLVIDIGGGSTEFIIGEEFEPLHTESLQMGCVAYSKAYFADGEISSKAFDKAVVAARKELSAIANTYKAEGWDTVVGSSGTIKACRQITVNLGLSDEQENLTREGLYKLKDRLLKFKHISEIDFEGLREDRRAVLPAGLAILYAIFEVLELDKLAYSDGALREGVMYDLLGRFKHEDIRDRSVQALMGRYNADPKQAERVVNTAQQLFDGVANALNLTTEDSDLLRRAAYLHEIGLAISHGGYHRHGAYLLQHSDIPGFSQIDQNHLSHLVSHHRRKLRADAKNDVLKVGGSHLLYLCLLLRLAVLLNHSRSDQMLPAIELSVGNDQQWQLSVSGDAKQWPLLVADLHDEQVQFKHWDIELNIQSDNFVD, encoded by the coding sequence ATGTCTGATTTTCTGATTGATGAAGAATTACTTGCTGCAATTGATATGGGGTCGAATAGTTTCCACTTGGCGATTGCTCGTGTTGATCACGGTGAAGTGAAAAAAGTTGCTTCAATGTCAGAAAAAGTACAATTAGCAGCTGGGCTGGATGAAAATAAAAATTTAACAGAAGCTGCGCAACAGCGTGGACTTGCGTGTTTGGCTCGTTTCGTAGGTCGTTTAAGCTCTGTTCAAGCAAATCGTCTAAGAATTGTGGCGACAAATGCTTTAAGACAAGCAAAAAATGGTCATGAATTTATTCAAAAAGCAGCTGAAATTTTACCAAAACCCATTGAGATTATTGCTGGACGTGAAGAAGCACGTCTGATTTATTTAGGCGTTTCACACACGATGGCTAATGGTGGTCGACGTTTAGTGATTGATATTGGTGGTGGTTCAACAGAGTTCATCATTGGCGAAGAGTTTGAACCGCTACACACTGAATCGTTGCAAATGGGTTGTGTCGCTTACAGTAAAGCTTATTTTGCTGATGGTGAGATTTCAAGCAAGGCTTTTGATAAAGCTGTTGTCGCAGCGCGTAAAGAACTCTCTGCGATAGCCAACACCTATAAAGCAGAAGGTTGGGATACTGTTGTTGGCTCAAGTGGAACAATCAAAGCTTGTCGTCAAATTACTGTAAATCTTGGTTTGAGCGATGAACAAGAAAATTTAACTCGTGAAGGTTTATATAAGTTAAAAGATCGTTTGCTCAAATTTAAACATATTTCTGAAATTGATTTTGAAGGTCTACGTGAAGATCGACGAGCAGTTTTGCCAGCAGGTCTTGCGATTTTATATGCCATTTTTGAAGTGTTAGAGCTTGATAAATTGGCATATTCTGATGGTGCTTTGCGTGAAGGCGTGATGTATGACTTACTTGGTCGCTTCAAACATGAAGATATTCGTGACCGAAGTGTGCAAGCCTTAATGGGACGTTATAATGCAGACCCAAAGCAAGCGGAACGTGTCGTAAATACAGCACAACAGCTATTTGATGGTGTGGCGAATGCTTTAAATTTAACGACTGAAGACAGTGACTTACTGCGTCGTGCAGCTTATTTGCATGAAATCGGTTTAGCAATTAGCCATGGTGGCTACCATCGTCATGGTGCATATTTATTACAGCACTCCGATATTCCCGGTTTTTCACAAATTGATCAAAATCATCTATCTCATTTAGTTTCACATCATCGTCGTAAGTTACGGGCTGATGCAAAAAATGACGTTCTAAAAGTTGGTGGTAGTCATTTATTGTATCTCTGCTTGTTGCTTCGTCTCGCTGTTTTGCTGAACCATAGTCGTAGTGATCAGATGCTTCCTGCCATTGAACTGAGCGTTGGAAATGATCAACAATGGCAACTCAGCGTTTCTGGTGATGCTAAACAATGGCCTTTATTGGTTGCAGACTTGCATGATGAGCAAGTGCAATTTAAACATTGGGACATTGAGTTAAATATTCAGTCAGACAATTTTGTTGATTAA
- a CDS encoding acetyl-CoA carboxylase carboxyltransferase subunit alpha, producing the protein MKNKATQSKSWATVQIARHPERPQFLDYVSEIFTEFDALHGDRLYGDDGAMIGGLARFDGQPVMVVGQHRGRSTREKLQHNFGMCNPEGYRKSQRLLDMAERFNLPVFTFVDTMGAYPGVGAEERGQAEAIATSLAQLSSLKVPVIATVLGEGGSGGALGIGVADRVIMLSHSIYSVISPEGCASILWKTADKAAQASEALALTADKLKALGIVEYVVDEGEGAHLQPEKVMHDLKDVLKQALEELQPMDAQARCEARYQRLMKFGSSNLGIAS; encoded by the coding sequence ATGAAAAATAAAGCAACTCAGTCCAAGTCTTGGGCTACGGTTCAAATTGCACGACATCCTGAACGTCCGCAATTTCTAGATTATGTCAGTGAAATCTTTACTGAATTTGATGCTCTTCATGGTGACCGTTTATATGGTGACGATGGTGCTATGATTGGCGGTTTAGCTCGTTTCGATGGACAGCCAGTGATGGTGGTTGGTCAACATCGTGGTCGCAGTACGCGTGAAAAATTACAACATAACTTCGGTATGTGTAATCCAGAAGGTTATCGTAAATCACAGCGTTTACTTGATATGGCTGAACGTTTTAATCTTCCAGTATTTACTTTTGTCGATACCATGGGAGCTTATCCTGGTGTTGGTGCTGAAGAGCGTGGTCAAGCAGAAGCAATTGCAACAAGTTTAGCGCAACTTTCTAGTTTAAAAGTACCTGTGATTGCGACTGTACTTGGTGAAGGCGGTTCTGGCGGGGCACTTGGTATTGGTGTCGCTGACCGCGTGATTATGCTATCGCATAGTATTTACTCAGTCATTTCACCTGAAGGCTGTGCTTCGATTTTATGGAAAACAGCGGACAAAGCTGCACAAGCCAGTGAAGCGCTCGCATTAACTGCCGACAAGCTGAAAGCTTTAGGTATTGTTGAGTATGTGGTGGATGAGGGTGAGGGTGCTCACTTACAACCTGAAAAAGTCATGCATGATTTGAAAGATGTACTCAAACAAGCCTTAGAAGAATTGCAACCGATGGATGCTCAAGCACGATGCGAAGCACGTTATCAACGTTTAATGAAGTTTGGCAGCAGCAATTTAGGCATCGCGTCTTAG
- the proC gene encoding pyrroline-5-carboxylate reductase, which produces MATTLNQNICFIGGGNMAQALIGGLLSRGLPTTRITVSDPVEQIRHILEEKNIQTTTENVDAIKNADVVVLAVKPQVLATVLQPLKGLLSDKLVISIIAGAEIQTISDLIGGSQRIVRVMPNTPALVQTGAHGIYASEAVNAQDRELTSQILAATGLTIWVDNEAQIDAVTAVSGSGPAYFFYLMESMIRAGKNLGLDEKVATALTLQTALGAAQMAITSSNSPTELRKNVTSPNGTTQAALEVFDRAQISQNIQAALAAAQKRSQELAQELSDKTKSV; this is translated from the coding sequence ATGGCGACAACATTGAATCAAAATATTTGTTTTATTGGCGGTGGTAACATGGCGCAAGCCTTGATTGGTGGGCTACTTTCGCGTGGTTTACCGACGACCCGCATTACCGTTTCTGATCCAGTTGAACAAATTCGTCACATCTTAGAAGAAAAAAATATTCAAACTACAACAGAAAATGTGGACGCAATTAAAAATGCGGACGTTGTGGTATTAGCGGTTAAACCCCAAGTTTTGGCAACGGTATTACAACCATTAAAAGGTTTATTGTCAGATAAACTCGTGATCTCAATTATTGCGGGTGCTGAAATTCAAACGATTTCAGATTTAATTGGCGGTAGTCAGCGTATTGTTCGTGTCATGCCGAACACGCCAGCATTGGTACAAACGGGTGCACATGGTATTTATGCATCTGAAGCAGTAAATGCTCAAGATCGTGAATTAACCAGTCAAATTTTGGCTGCGACAGGTTTAACCATTTGGGTAGACAATGAAGCGCAAATTGATGCAGTAACAGCAGTTTCTGGTTCTGGTCCAGCCTATTTCTTTTACTTGATGGAAAGTATGATTCGTGCAGGTAAAAACTTGGGCTTAGATGAGAAAGTCGCGACGGCATTGACCCTGCAAACAGCGTTGGGTGCTGCACAAATGGCGATTACTAGCTCAAATTCTCCAACAGAATTACGTAAAAATGTGACGTCTCCAAATGGTACAACACAGGCAGCTTTGGAAGTGTTTGATCGTGCGCAGATTTCACAAAATATTCAAGCAGCGCTTGCAGCAGCTCAGAAGCGTAGCCAAGAGCTTGCACAAGAGTTGAGTGACAAGACTAAATCGGTTTAA
- the polA gene encoding DNA polymerase I — protein MPPFVLVDGSYFLFRAFHALPPLTTSTGLHTNAIRGAISAIQKLMRRIQPTHMAVIFDTPEPTFRHKLSPIYKGDRPSMPEELSQQIPYLHALIKAQGIPLYSLPGAEADDIIGTLTKRALAEGHHVLISTGDKDMAQLVNEHVKLEDSFKERVLDEAGVLEKFGVHPHQIIDYLTLMGDASDGIMGVPGVGAKTAAKLLTEYGSLNNIIANVDQLKGKISQNIKDNLENIKIDHQLASIVCDLDLALDWHDLKLSNPNVDQLRDLYTELEFRNQLQSLDHPNNPNNAAYQQTSQSIVKAEQKVEQVVTEDHANLSSQDDQLGTATYHTVLTQDAWDALFQRMQHADHFAIDTETTNLDYRVAELVGFSIAFDAHDAYYIPVAHDYEGAPVQLNRETLLAQIKPILENEQIKKIGHHLKYDAHIFANHGITIQGWYFDTMLASYVLNAAATRHGMDDVARVYLSHLTTTFEQIAGKGVKQKTFNQIELEIAAHYAAEDAHVTYRLYEVLKAKLQSHPELVHILHNIEMPVARVLTGMEEDGIKLDHQFLDQLSVEFSETIQTLENQATELAGEAFNIASPKQVGEVLFDKLGLKGGKKTATGQYSTSESILEKIEHPLAEVILEHRGLAKLKNTYTDRLIEQSHDATHRVHTSYHQALTATGRLSSTDPNLQNIPIRTPIGRQIRKAFIAPEGRVLLAADYSQIELRLMAHFSQDDALVHAFQQGQDVHRRTAAEVLGIAIEDVTHDQRRQAKAVNFGLLYGMSEFGLTRQLGFTREESRSYIARYFQRYPGVLDYMERTRQIAREQGFVETILGRRLYTPDIMATNKMIKQAAERAAINAPLQGSAADIIKLAMIAVDKVLPKDQAKLLLQVHDELVFEADVAIADELSKQIAEVMQSVLEISVPFVVEVGQGLNWDAAH, from the coding sequence ATGCCACCTTTTGTCTTGGTTGACGGGTCTTATTTTTTATTTCGTGCTTTTCACGCTTTACCGCCATTAACAACCTCTACAGGTTTACACACCAACGCAATCCGTGGCGCAATTTCAGCAATTCAAAAGTTAATGCGTCGTATTCAGCCTACTCATATGGCTGTGATTTTTGATACACCAGAACCAACTTTTCGCCATAAATTATCACCTATTTATAAAGGTGACCGTCCAAGCATGCCAGAGGAACTGTCGCAACAGATTCCGTATTTGCATGCATTAATCAAAGCTCAAGGAATTCCTCTGTATAGTCTTCCAGGTGCAGAAGCCGATGATATTATTGGCACACTCACTAAACGTGCGTTGGCTGAAGGTCACCATGTCTTGATCTCAACAGGTGACAAAGACATGGCACAATTGGTTAATGAACACGTTAAACTCGAAGATAGTTTTAAAGAACGTGTGTTAGATGAAGCTGGAGTATTAGAAAAATTTGGCGTACATCCTCATCAAATTATTGATTATCTCACCCTGATGGGAGATGCTTCTGACGGTATCATGGGAGTGCCAGGTGTCGGTGCAAAAACTGCCGCAAAACTACTGACTGAATATGGTTCATTAAATAATATTATTGCCAATGTTGATCAACTGAAAGGCAAAATCAGCCAAAATATTAAAGACAATTTAGAGAATATTAAGATTGACCATCAACTGGCCAGTATTGTCTGTGATCTAGATTTAGCTTTAGATTGGCATGATTTAAAACTAAGCAATCCAAATGTAGATCAATTACGTGACCTCTATACAGAACTAGAATTCCGTAACCAATTACAATCTTTAGACCATCCCAACAATCCAAATAATGCAGCTTACCAACAAACATCTCAAAGTATTGTCAAAGCCGAACAAAAAGTTGAGCAAGTGGTCACTGAGGATCATGCTAACCTTTCTAGTCAAGATGATCAACTCGGAACTGCAACCTATCACACTGTATTAACCCAAGATGCTTGGGATGCTTTATTTCAACGTATGCAGCATGCTGATCATTTTGCAATTGATACTGAAACTACTAATCTAGATTATCGTGTTGCTGAGTTAGTCGGCTTCTCAATCGCATTCGATGCTCATGATGCTTACTATATACCTGTTGCACATGACTATGAAGGTGCGCCTGTTCAACTCAACCGTGAAACATTATTAGCTCAGATCAAACCAATTTTAGAAAATGAGCAAATCAAGAAAATTGGTCATCACTTAAAATATGATGCGCATATTTTTGCTAATCACGGTATCACGATTCAAGGCTGGTATTTCGATACCATGCTTGCCTCGTATGTACTCAATGCAGCGGCAACCCGTCATGGGATGGATGATGTAGCTCGTGTTTATCTCAGCCATTTGACCACCACTTTTGAACAAATCGCAGGTAAAGGCGTAAAGCAAAAAACCTTTAATCAGATTGAATTAGAAATAGCGGCACATTATGCTGCTGAAGATGCACATGTCACTTACCGTCTTTATGAAGTATTAAAAGCAAAACTTCAAAGCCACCCTGAACTTGTTCATATTCTACATAATATTGAAATGCCTGTAGCACGTGTGCTTACAGGTATGGAAGAAGATGGAATTAAACTGGATCATCAATTTTTGGATCAACTCAGTGTTGAGTTCTCTGAAACGATACAAACTTTAGAAAACCAAGCAACTGAATTAGCAGGTGAAGCCTTTAATATCGCATCACCTAAACAAGTGGGTGAAGTCCTATTTGATAAGCTTGGACTTAAAGGTGGTAAGAAAACTGCCACGGGTCAATACAGCACCAGTGAAAGTATTTTAGAGAAAATCGAACATCCTTTAGCTGAAGTCATTTTAGAACATCGTGGATTAGCAAAACTCAAAAATACTTATACTGATCGCTTGATCGAGCAATCACATGACGCAACGCATCGTGTACATACCAGTTATCACCAAGCACTCACGGCAACTGGGCGTTTATCTTCCACTGATCCAAATTTGCAAAATATTCCAATTCGTACACCAATTGGCCGTCAGATTCGTAAAGCCTTTATTGCGCCTGAAGGTCGTGTATTACTCGCAGCCGATTATTCACAAATTGAGCTACGCTTAATGGCACATTTTTCGCAAGATGATGCGTTAGTGCATGCTTTCCAACAAGGCCAAGATGTACACCGTCGTACTGCCGCTGAAGTTTTGGGAATTGCGATTGAAGATGTCACTCATGATCAACGTCGACAAGCTAAAGCCGTTAACTTTGGTCTACTCTATGGCATGTCTGAGTTTGGGCTTACTCGTCAACTGGGCTTTACACGCGAAGAATCTCGTAGCTATATTGCACGCTATTTCCAACGCTATCCGGGCGTACTCGACTATATGGAACGTACCCGTCAGATTGCACGTGAACAAGGCTTTGTTGAAACCATTTTAGGTCGTCGTCTATATACACCCGACATTATGGCAACCAATAAAATGATCAAACAGGCAGCCGAACGCGCAGCAATCAATGCACCATTGCAAGGAAGTGCTGCTGATATCATTAAACTCGCCATGATTGCAGTTGATAAAGTCCTACCAAAAGATCAGGCTAAGCTGTTATTACAAGTCCACGATGAATTGGTATTTGAAGCAGATGTCGCTATTGCAGATGAACTTTCAAAACAAATTGCTGAAGTGATGCAATCGGTATTAGAAATTTCAGTGCCATTTGTGGTTGAAGTTGGGCAAGGTCTTAACTGGGATGCTGCTCACTAA